A single Acidobacteriota bacterium DNA region contains:
- the ruvC gene encoding crossover junction endodeoxyribonuclease RuvC has product MIVLGIDPGSRYTGFGVVEQEGSRVRQLDAGRIALAGEPTPAARMARLAEGVEETLDRWQPVAAVLESLFHGRNSRSLIALAQARGVILSVLGRHGLDVREFSPAEVKQAVCGSGRADKTQVSRMVDVLLGPAPVRRSADASDALAAALCYLHRRPLERVVKAAGASPERG; this is encoded by the coding sequence GTGATCGTTCTCGGGATCGATCCCGGGAGTCGCTACACGGGGTTCGGCGTGGTGGAGCAGGAGGGATCGAGGGTTCGCCAACTGGATGCGGGCCGGATCGCCCTCGCCGGCGAGCCGACACCGGCGGCGCGCATGGCCCGGTTGGCCGAGGGCGTCGAGGAGACGCTCGACCGCTGGCAGCCGGTGGCGGCGGTGCTCGAGTCCCTGTTTCACGGGCGCAACAGCCGCTCGCTGATCGCGCTGGCCCAGGCCCGGGGCGTCATCCTCTCCGTGCTTGGGCGGCATGGCCTGGACGTCCGCGAGTTCTCACCGGCCGAGGTCAAGCAGGCGGTCTGCGGCAGTGGCCGGGCCGACAAGACCCAGGTCTCCCGCATGGTCGACGTGCTTCTGGGCCCAGCGCCGGTGCGGCGCAGCGCCGACGCCTCCGACGCTCTGGCCGCCGCCCTCTGCTATCTCCACCGGCGGCCGCTGGAGCGGGTCGTGAAGGCGGCCGGCGCGTCGCCGGAACGCGGTTGA
- a CDS encoding YebC/PmpR family DNA-binding transcriptional regulator yields MSGHSKWSTIKHKKAAQDARRSKVFTRILKEVSVAARLGGGDPAGNPRLRHALSEAKAQNVPGDNIDRAIRKGTGELEGVSYEEVTYEGYGPGGVAVLVETLTDNRNRTVSDVRHLFTKHGGNLGENGCVAWMFHRRGFFVFDRAALEGSGVDEEALVELALELEAEDFSVEDESYSVYTSVEAFHATKDAIEERGLTATVAQLTMEPQNLVQLDEGGVGPFMRLIDALEDQDDVQNVWANFDLDDELLERLAS; encoded by the coding sequence ATGTCCGGTCACAGCAAGTGGAGCACGATCAAGCACAAGAAGGCGGCGCAGGACGCCCGTCGCAGCAAGGTCTTCACTCGCATCCTCAAGGAGGTGTCGGTCGCCGCTCGTCTCGGCGGGGGCGATCCCGCGGGTAACCCGAGACTTCGTCACGCCCTGTCGGAGGCGAAGGCGCAGAACGTGCCGGGAGACAATATCGACAGGGCGATCAGGAAGGGCACCGGAGAGCTCGAAGGCGTGTCCTACGAGGAAGTCACCTACGAGGGGTACGGCCCCGGTGGCGTGGCGGTGCTGGTGGAGACCCTCACCGACAACCGGAACCGCACCGTTTCGGACGTCCGGCACCTGTTCACCAAGCACGGCGGAAACCTGGGCGAGAACGGCTGCGTCGCCTGGATGTTCCATCGTCGCGGCTTCTTCGTCTTCGACCGCGCTGCCCTCGAGGGCTCCGGCGTGGACGAGGAGGCGCTGGTCGAGCTCGCGCTCGAACTCGAGGCCGAGGACTTCTCGGTGGAGGACGAGAGCTACAGCGTCTACACCTCGGTCGAGGCGTTCCATGCGACGAAGGATGCGATCGAGGAGCGCGGCCTGACCGCGACCGTCGCGCAACTGACGATGGAACCCCAGAACCTGGTCCAGCTCGACGAAGGGGGCGTGGGTCCGTTCATGCGCCTGATCGACGCGCTGGAGGATCAGGACGACGTGCAGAACGTCTGGGCCAACTTCGACCTGGACGACGAGTTGCTCGAGCGGCTGGCGTCCTGA
- a CDS encoding Mur ligase family protein has product MTGATKPSASEILDRLEVWGQKLGLDATRSLLDVLGKPQQRVPTVLVAGTNGKGSTSAALASILSAAGFRCGLYTSPHLEHVEERLRIDGAAISEAELGHWLRRVLDAAGEAPPTYFESLTAAAWLHFAHHGVDAAVFEVGLGGRLDATNVSDPLLSVITQVARDHAPQLGWTLTSIAGEKAGVMRPGRTCLTWPGRPEVERELRRCAAVCAAQLVDAGDGVVFERRLEAGHLSLTTPSARYRFRAPLAGGHQLTNLALAVRAAEESCALAGRDLDPEAVRQGLEAVHWPGRLEWVEVEAHGGRRRILFDAAHNPAGAAALRTYLEETGLRFDLLYGCLAEKHPEQCLPRLAEKADRIVLTAFDHPRAASPETLVPLLPAGRAAVNDNAANALEGCLATPSSPAHALVVTGSLYLVGEVRRALRRHYNVPTAARELVTGFGPQTDDVQPQPGQGRGARGIGGKRLPAPSHQPAT; this is encoded by the coding sequence GTGACCGGCGCGACCAAACCCTCGGCGAGCGAGATCCTCGACCGCCTCGAAGTCTGGGGGCAGAAGCTCGGCCTCGACGCCACGCGGAGCCTGCTCGACGTGCTCGGCAAGCCGCAGCAGCGGGTGCCGACGGTGCTGGTCGCGGGAACCAACGGCAAGGGTTCGACCAGCGCCGCGCTCGCCTCGATCCTGAGCGCCGCCGGCTTCCGCTGCGGCCTCTACACGTCACCCCACCTCGAGCACGTCGAGGAGCGGCTCCGGATCGACGGCGCGGCGATATCGGAGGCCGAACTCGGGCACTGGCTCCGGCGGGTGCTGGACGCGGCCGGCGAGGCGCCGCCGACCTACTTCGAGAGCCTGACCGCGGCGGCCTGGCTGCACTTCGCCCATCACGGCGTCGACGCCGCGGTGTTCGAGGTCGGCCTGGGCGGTCGACTCGACGCGACGAACGTCTCGGACCCCCTGCTCTCCGTGATCACCCAGGTAGCTCGCGACCACGCGCCGCAACTGGGCTGGACCCTGACTTCCATCGCCGGCGAAAAGGCCGGCGTCATGCGCCCCGGACGCACCTGCCTGACCTGGCCCGGCCGGCCCGAGGTGGAGCGTGAGCTTCGCCGCTGCGCGGCGGTCTGCGCCGCGCAACTCGTCGACGCGGGGGATGGGGTCGTGTTCGAGCGCCGGCTCGAGGCCGGGCATCTTTCGTTGACCACACCGAGTGCCAGGTACCGTTTCCGGGCGCCGCTGGCCGGCGGCCACCAGCTCACAAACCTCGCCCTGGCGGTACGCGCTGCAGAGGAGTCCTGCGCCCTCGCCGGACGAGACCTCGACCCGGAGGCCGTCAGGCAAGGCCTCGAGGCGGTCCACTGGCCGGGTCGGCTGGAGTGGGTCGAAGTCGAAGCCCACGGTGGGCGCCGCCGGATCCTCTTCGATGCCGCCCACAATCCAGCCGGCGCGGCCGCGCTTCGCACCTACCTCGAGGAGACAGGACTCCGGTTCGATCTCCTGTACGGGTGTCTCGCAGAAAAGCACCCTGAACAGTGCCTCCCCCGGTTGGCTGAAAAGGCGGACCGGATCGTGCTGACGGCCTTCGACCATCCTCGTGCGGCGTCACCCGAAACGCTGGTTCCGCTCCTTCCCGCCGGCCGAGCCGCTGTCAACGACAACGCCGCGAACGCACTCGAAGGCTGCCTCGCCACACCCTCCAGTCCAGCCCATGCTCTGGTCGTCACCGGCTCGTTGTACCTCGTCGGAGAAGTCCGCAGGGCGCTCCGCCGCCACTACAACGTGCCAACCGCAGCCCGAGAGCTCGTCACCGGTTTCGGCCCACAGACCGACGACGTTCAGCCGCAGCCGGGCCAGGGGAGGGGAGCCCGGGGGATCGGAGGCAAGCGACTCCCGGCGCCGTCACATCAACCAGCGACCTAG
- the rpiB gene encoding ribose 5-phosphate isomerase B, with amino-acid sequence MKFAVGADHAGVELKNRLGEVLRARGIEFVDFGADGSGPVDYPDKAAQVARALAAGEVDRGLLVCGTGVGMAMSANRFAGVRAVNPTDSFTARMSRAHNDANVLALGARVLGAGQAAELLEVFLDTAFDGDRHTARVAKIDGAAASLP; translated from the coding sequence ATGAAGTTCGCGGTTGGCGCGGATCACGCCGGGGTCGAGTTGAAGAACCGGCTCGGCGAGGTGCTGCGGGCGCGCGGCATCGAGTTCGTGGACTTCGGCGCCGACGGTTCCGGCCCCGTCGACTACCCGGACAAGGCGGCCCAGGTCGCGCGCGCCCTCGCCGCCGGAGAGGTCGACCGCGGCCTGCTCGTCTGTGGCACCGGAGTCGGCATGGCGATGTCGGCGAACCGTTTCGCGGGCGTCCGGGCCGTTAACCCTACCGACAGCTTCACGGCGCGCATGTCCCGCGCCCACAACGACGCGAACGTTCTGGCCCTCGGGGCCCGCGTCCTCGGCGCCGGCCAGGCCGCCGAACTCCTCGAGGTCTTCCTGGACACCGCCTTCGACGGCGATCGCCACACCGCCCGCGTCGCGAAGATCGACGGCGCCGCGGCGTCGTTGCCGTAG
- the purE gene encoding 5-(carboxyamino)imidazole ribonucleotide mutase has product MSDIRVGIVMGSDSDWSTMKKAAKVCADFGVGCEARVLSAHRTPRETTEWAEGAAGRGIGVLIAGAGVAAALPGVVAAATTLPVVGVPVASGPLNGVDALLAIVQMPPGIPVATVGVNRADNAGLLALQILALGDPELAAALKDYRGRMGERVAAADERVRQDAVTLQE; this is encoded by the coding sequence ATGAGCGACATCAGAGTGGGCATCGTCATGGGCAGCGACTCGGATTGGTCGACGATGAAGAAGGCAGCGAAGGTCTGCGCCGATTTCGGCGTCGGTTGCGAGGCACGGGTTCTTTCGGCCCACCGGACCCCGCGGGAGACGACCGAGTGGGCCGAAGGCGCGGCCGGGCGCGGCATCGGCGTGCTGATCGCCGGCGCCGGCGTCGCCGCCGCGCTTCCGGGCGTCGTGGCGGCCGCGACCACGCTGCCGGTGGTCGGCGTCCCGGTGGCGAGCGGTCCGCTGAACGGTGTCGATGCCTTGCTGGCGATCGTTCAGATGCCGCCAGGGATCCCGGTCGCTACCGTGGGCGTTAACCGTGCCGACAACGCGGGCTTGCTTGCTCTCCAGATCCTGGCGCTCGGCGATCCGGAACTGGCCGCCGCCCTGAAGGACTATCGCGGTCGGATGGGTGAGCGCGTGGCAGCGGCCGACGAGCGTGTGCGGCAGGATGCGGTTACGCTCCAGGAATGA
- a CDS encoding acyl-CoA carboxylase subunit beta: MTAAAKPDETAGDVRSQQVQELERRLQQSQLGGGAERIDRQHASGKMTARERVDLLLDPGSWVEIDALVTHRCTDFGMAEQRVAGDGVVCGHGRVDRRPVYVFAQDFTVFGGSLSETNARKICKVMDLAVENGAPVVGLNDSGGARIQEGVASLGGYADIFLRNTLSSGVVPQISAIMGPCAGGAVYSPAITDFVMMVEGTSYMFVTGPDVIKTVTHEDVSMEELGGAMTHARKSGVAHFTASDDAACLALIRELLGYLPGNNLDDPPLRPTDDPDDREAPELDELVPVDPNKPYDILELIRAVVDDGRFLEVHRNFAQNIVVGFAHMGGRSVGIVANQPNYLAGVLDIDAAVKGGRFVRFCDAFNIPLVTFEDVPGFLPGVRQEHGGIIRNGAKLLYAFAEATVPKITVITRKAYGGAYCVMASKHLRTDVNLAFPTAEIAVMGPGGAVNILYRQQIRNADDPEALRERLTAEYREKFSNPYVAAERGFVDAVIAPRTTRGEIVRALRQLAGKRSGVPAKKHGSVPL; encoded by the coding sequence ATGACCGCGGCAGCGAAACCAGACGAGACCGCTGGCGACGTCCGGAGCCAGCAGGTCCAGGAACTGGAACGGAGGCTCCAGCAGTCCCAACTGGGCGGTGGCGCCGAGCGGATCGACCGGCAGCACGCGAGCGGCAAGATGACGGCGCGCGAGCGGGTCGACCTGCTGCTCGATCCCGGCTCCTGGGTCGAGATCGACGCCCTGGTGACGCATCGCTGCACCGACTTCGGAATGGCCGAGCAACGTGTGGCCGGCGACGGCGTGGTCTGCGGCCACGGCCGCGTGGACCGGCGCCCCGTCTACGTTTTCGCCCAGGACTTCACCGTGTTCGGCGGTTCGCTGTCCGAGACGAACGCCCGCAAGATCTGCAAGGTGATGGACCTGGCGGTGGAGAACGGAGCGCCGGTGGTGGGTCTGAACGACTCGGGCGGTGCGCGGATTCAGGAAGGGGTGGCCTCGCTCGGCGGCTATGCCGACATCTTTCTCCGCAACACCCTGTCGTCCGGGGTGGTTCCGCAGATCAGCGCCATCATGGGCCCCTGCGCCGGCGGCGCCGTGTACTCGCCGGCCATCACCGACTTCGTGATGATGGTCGAGGGCACGAGCTACATGTTCGTTACCGGGCCGGACGTCATCAAGACGGTGACTCACGAGGATGTCTCGATGGAGGAGCTCGGCGGAGCGATGACGCACGCGCGCAAGAGCGGCGTGGCTCACTTCACCGCCTCGGACGATGCCGCCTGCCTGGCTCTGATCCGCGAGCTGCTCGGCTATCTGCCGGGCAACAACCTGGACGATCCGCCGCTCCGTCCTACCGACGACCCGGACGATCGGGAGGCTCCGGAACTCGACGAGCTGGTCCCGGTCGACCCGAACAAGCCCTACGACATCCTCGAGCTGATCCGGGCGGTCGTCGACGACGGCCGGTTCCTCGAGGTCCACCGGAACTTCGCGCAGAACATCGTCGTGGGCTTCGCTCACATGGGCGGCCGGAGCGTCGGCATCGTCGCCAACCAGCCGAACTATCTGGCGGGCGTCCTCGACATCGACGCCGCGGTCAAGGGCGGCCGTTTCGTCCGCTTCTGCGACGCCTTCAACATCCCCCTCGTGACCTTCGAGGACGTTCCCGGCTTCCTTCCCGGCGTGCGGCAGGAGCACGGGGGGATCATCCGGAACGGGGCCAAGCTACTCTACGCGTTCGCTGAGGCGACCGTGCCGAAGATCACGGTGATCACGCGCAAGGCGTACGGCGGCGCGTACTGCGTCATGGCCAGCAAGCATCTGCGGACGGACGTCAACCTGGCGTTTCCGACCGCCGAGATCGCGGTCATGGGCCCCGGTGGTGCGGTCAACATCCTCTACCGCCAGCAGATCCGGAACGCGGACGATCCGGAGGCGCTGCGCGAGCGGTTGACCGCCGAGTACCGGGAGAAGTTCTCGAATCCGTACGTCGCCGCCGAGCGCGGCTTCGTGGACGCGGTGATCGCGCCCCGCACGACTCGCGGCGAGATCGTGCGCGCGTTGCGCCAGCTCGCCGGCAAGCGCTCCGGCGTACCGGCAAAGAAGCACGGCAGCGTTCCCCTGTAG
- a CDS encoding metallopeptidase TldD-related protein encodes MRSNANSAEQRPLLTSDVGAPADALTRLVAHGDQQFEAFFERVESVELLPKGAPNRVRLRKEQGLAVRKIENGRSRLAAADTISGPAFAACCDRVAGTARSIGTAPPRIRTGRWPALRLAEIEQAESRLTRAVNRRRVGFPMEITARRHRRQVQVIRSRVAAPPQFEEYFSLQVTTPWGVWGGLLPSLAAEDLDPVALCLVDRLRSRGLAPQRPGPGVIVLGPNAAAVLLHEVVAHALEADTLALSGSPDQVVGLKLGGPELDVVDDPRSAPLACKRSSDDEGTAAISRWLLRRGRVRQPLADLAWAERFPSMIPGAGRRASRHRLPGPRTTHLELLPGAIPERELFAEAAGGLYIGEFERGNLDPFDGRCVLGAPCGRRIGASGPSDHTGPIELRSRAVDLLAAVVAVGDRPLAGGAGWCAKDGALLPVWARCPSVRLEGLKVAD; translated from the coding sequence ATGAGGTCGAACGCCAACAGTGCCGAGCAACGGCCGCTGCTGACCTCCGACGTTGGCGCCCCGGCCGACGCGCTGACCCGACTGGTCGCGCATGGAGACCAGCAGTTCGAGGCGTTCTTCGAGCGCGTCGAGAGCGTCGAGCTGTTGCCGAAGGGTGCTCCCAACCGCGTCCGCCTGAGAAAGGAACAGGGACTAGCGGTAAGGAAGATCGAGAACGGCCGGAGTCGTCTGGCGGCCGCCGACACGATCTCGGGACCTGCCTTCGCCGCCTGCTGCGACAGAGTAGCGGGAACGGCCCGGTCGATCGGCACGGCGCCGCCGCGCATCAGGACCGGTCGATGGCCGGCCCTGCGCCTGGCCGAGATCGAACAGGCCGAATCCAGGCTCACCCGCGCCGTGAACCGGCGCCGCGTCGGATTCCCGATGGAGATCACCGCGCGCCGTCATCGCCGGCAGGTGCAGGTCATCCGCAGCCGGGTGGCCGCGCCGCCGCAGTTCGAGGAGTACTTCAGCCTGCAGGTGACGACGCCGTGGGGCGTCTGGGGCGGGCTGCTGCCGTCGCTCGCGGCCGAGGACCTGGACCCGGTCGCCCTCTGTCTCGTCGACCGGCTGCGTTCGCGAGGCCTGGCCCCCCAGCGGCCCGGTCCCGGCGTCATCGTCCTCGGGCCCAACGCCGCCGCGGTCCTGCTCCACGAAGTCGTCGCCCACGCGCTGGAGGCGGACACCCTGGCCCTCTCCGGCTCTCCGGACCAGGTTGTCGGGCTGAAACTCGGGGGCCCCGAACTCGATGTGGTCGACGATCCGCGTTCCGCGCCGCTGGCCTGCAAGCGCTCAAGCGACGACGAGGGCACGGCGGCGATCAGCCGCTGGCTGCTCAGACGCGGTCGGGTCCGGCAACCTCTGGCCGACCTTGCCTGGGCCGAGCGCTTCCCCAGCATGATCCCGGGCGCCGGCCGCCGGGCGAGCCGGCATCGACTGCCTGGACCGCGCACCACCCACCTCGAACTGCTCCCCGGCGCCATTCCCGAGAGGGAACTCTTCGCCGAGGCCGCTGGCGGCCTCTACATCGGGGAGTTCGAGAGGGGCAACCTGGACCCGTTCGACGGCCGGTGCGTGCTCGGGGCGCCGTGCGGACGGCGAATCGGCGCGAGCGGCCCGAGCGACCACACAGGACCGATCGAGCTCCGGTCGCGGGCCGTCGATCTTCTCGCGGCGGTCGTCGCGGTCGGGGACCGTCCGCTCGCGGGCGGCGCCGGTTGGTGCGCGAAGGACGGCGCACTGCTGCCGGTCTGGGCCCGCTGCCCGTCGGTTCGCCTCGAGGGACTGAAGGTGGCCGATTGA
- a CDS encoding metallopeptidase TldD-related protein: protein MRSLKLALGAVSERTGAPGAELYVKVGNTRRIEIDPWMTAAPADPDDLHAQVAILDERGWALRAGGANRALFLADSGPLPEPNGWRRLSRHSLRPGTLRLPSPGSGTAPSPSADLAEHEADDEETAGLALLHGVLRRLGDRMPEARLVRGRLESGASAAVLASTTGVTGRTALRLATLKLDFAASRDGRHGHCRLYRAAPNLHLLGADSIASEIAERLTLATAPAPPFLPAGEVVVSPALGCHLLALLAPLLRGRGGWRRLRELGAGRPLGPPQLQIVDDGALDAGWMSSAQDDEGVPTRAVALVRDGEPGEPLLSWEDDGWSGFAATGCRRRSGWRALPELCHSHLYIAGGSEPAESIRTGIVHGCYLLDRAHDGRCHATFEAATSDGAGHSEEGRFEVDAIGLVIRRGAVLGEAPRVRLTGSVRQLLHGIRAIGDDLRFLPAPGAVGSPTVLLTGLQVEAIG from the coding sequence ATGCGAAGCCTCAAGCTGGCCCTGGGAGCGGTTAGTGAACGCACCGGCGCACCCGGCGCCGAGCTCTACGTCAAGGTCGGAAACACCCGCCGGATAGAGATCGACCCCTGGATGACGGCCGCGCCGGCCGACCCGGACGACCTGCACGCCCAGGTGGCCATCCTGGACGAGCGGGGATGGGCGCTGCGCGCCGGGGGGGCCAACCGCGCCCTCTTTCTCGCCGACTCCGGCCCCCTCCCGGAGCCGAACGGCTGGAGGCGGCTCAGCCGGCACTCGTTGCGGCCAGGTACCCTCAGGCTGCCTTCGCCCGGTTCCGGGACGGCGCCGTCTCCGTCTGCCGACTTGGCCGAACACGAGGCGGACGACGAAGAAACGGCCGGCCTGGCGCTCCTGCATGGCGTCCTTCGGCGCCTTGGAGATCGAATGCCCGAGGCCCGTCTCGTCCGGGGCCGACTCGAGAGTGGAGCGAGCGCCGCGGTGCTCGCCAGCACGACCGGCGTCACCGGACGGACCGCCCTGCGGCTCGCGACGCTTAAACTGGACTTCGCTGCTTCACGAGACGGCCGTCATGGACACTGCAGGCTCTACCGCGCGGCCCCGAACCTCCACCTGCTTGGCGCCGATTCCATCGCGAGCGAGATCGCGGAGCGTCTGACGCTCGCGACGGCCCCCGCTCCACCCTTCCTGCCGGCCGGCGAAGTCGTGGTGTCCCCGGCACTCGGCTGCCACCTGCTGGCGCTCCTCGCGCCTCTCCTGCGAGGACGCGGCGGCTGGCGGCGGCTGCGGGAACTCGGCGCCGGCCGCCCGCTCGGGCCGCCCCAACTGCAGATCGTGGACGACGGCGCCCTCGACGCCGGCTGGATGAGCTCGGCGCAGGACGACGAGGGCGTCCCGACGCGGGCCGTGGCCCTGGTCCGCGACGGCGAACCCGGCGAGCCGCTGCTGAGCTGGGAGGACGACGGCTGGTCGGGCTTCGCCGCCACCGGCTGCCGGCGCAGGTCGGGATGGCGGGCGCTACCGGAACTCTGCCACTCCCACCTCTACATCGCCGGCGGCTCCGAACCTGCCGAGTCGATTCGGACCGGCATCGTGCATGGCTGCTACCTGCTCGACAGGGCGCACGACGGCCGGTGCCATGCGACGTTCGAAGCCGCGACGAGCGACGGCGCGGGACATTCGGAGGAGGGACGCTTCGAGGTCGACGCGATCGGCCTGGTCATTCGTCGCGGCGCCGTCCTGGGCGAGGCCCCCAGGGTAAGGCTGACCGGTTCCGTGCGGCAACTGCTCCACGGCATTCGCGCCATCGGCGACGATCTTCGCTTCCTGCCCGCGCCCGGGGCGGTCGGCTCTCCGACCGTGCTGCTGACCGGGCTGCAGGTCGAGGCGATCGGTTAA
- a CDS encoding tetratricopeptide repeat protein, with protein sequence MTAMKTMSRAMVLALVWLMIGPGLPVGGVPEGAAQTVEPPTTEVRNLDRAIAAQRKVVDGQTRSADRASALNDLANLLELRGDVEGAFEHYLAAIAEDGAWAPAHYNLALLAYTTGDSELASAHLETAIELDPGNAWAHYQLGRIADDAGDAGAAVDHYVHALSLDTRLAFTDVNPHFAVNRYATEVLLKADRSRVEVLPPRTYSQPGRISSLLLPKVEQEQEAVAGDAGGAVEAAAAPETSEPDGDLPRRASRAPGDGGASADGVRRVIQSPGILPAPATGDPVLNRPLDRAAPLQALETEWDTGDARRQTANSERGSDTGRAGDRPRVFTREHLRTRTLGAGPMVTGAPSGGAPAQASPLGGSRGGVQLGTPVGPGGRQSAPPAAGTFRGSGGRFQPSARSSAQLETTIRRHAVPAP encoded by the coding sequence ATGACCGCCATGAAGACGATGTCGAGAGCGATGGTGCTGGCGCTGGTCTGGCTGATGATCGGGCCGGGCCTGCCGGTCGGCGGTGTCCCCGAGGGCGCGGCGCAGACCGTCGAGCCTCCGACGACGGAGGTCCGGAACCTCGACCGGGCGATCGCGGCGCAACGCAAGGTGGTGGACGGGCAGACACGGTCCGCGGACCGTGCGAGCGCGCTGAACGACCTGGCGAACCTGCTGGAACTGCGCGGGGATGTCGAGGGGGCGTTCGAGCACTACCTCGCCGCGATCGCGGAGGACGGAGCCTGGGCGCCCGCGCACTACAACCTGGCACTGCTCGCGTACACGACCGGCGACAGTGAGCTGGCCTCGGCGCACCTCGAGACGGCGATCGAGCTCGATCCGGGGAACGCCTGGGCCCACTACCAGCTTGGCCGGATCGCGGACGACGCCGGAGACGCCGGCGCCGCCGTAGATCACTACGTCCACGCCCTGAGCCTGGACACGCGCCTCGCCTTCACCGACGTGAATCCGCACTTCGCGGTCAACCGTTACGCCACCGAGGTGCTCCTCAAGGCGGATCGAAGCCGGGTCGAGGTCCTGCCGCCGCGCACCTACTCCCAACCGGGCCGCATCAGCAGCCTGCTGTTGCCGAAGGTGGAGCAGGAGCAGGAAGCAGTGGCCGGAGACGCGGGCGGCGCCGTCGAGGCGGCGGCGGCACCAGAGACGTCCGAGCCGGACGGGGATCTGCCCAGGCGGGCGAGCCGGGCGCCCGGAGACGGGGGCGCGAGCGCCGACGGAGTCAGGCGGGTGATCCAGTCGCCGGGCATCCTGCCGGCGCCGGCGACCGGCGACCCGGTCCTGAACCGGCCCCTCGACCGCGCCGCTCCCCTCCAGGCCCTCGAAACGGAGTGGGACACCGGCGACGCGAGGCGGCAGACCGCCAACTCGGAGCGGGGGTCGGACACCGGGCGCGCCGGGGACCGGCCGCGGGTCTTCACCCGGGAGCATCTGCGGACCCGCACGCTCGGCGCCGGTCCGATGGTGACCGGTGCGCCGTCGGGCGGCGCTCCGGCACAGGCGAGCCCCCTCGGGGGTTCCCGTGGCGGCGTCCAGCTCGGCACGCCGGTCGGCCCCGGCGGCAGGCAGTCGGCTCCTCCCGCGGCCGGGACCTTCCGCGGCAGCGGCGGACGATTTCAGCCCAGCGCTCGCAGCAGCGCGCAGCTTGAGACGACGATCCGCCGCCACGCGGTTCCCGCCCCGTAG
- the selA gene encoding L-seryl-tRNA(Sec) selenium transferase, whose amino-acid sequence MSQLRRLPAVGHLLQESPLAELTGLYGREALRVQTARVLDAVRAEIRTGIEDDELAERIREIPQRVRAALEAKAPPLRRVLNATGIFLHTNLGRAPLPRQVVADLADRLDAYCDLEMSLETGRRSDRGRRVENLVRALTGAEAALVVNNNAAALALALSSLASGREVLLSRGELVEIGGSFRIPDILEASGARLVEVGTTNRTRIADYERAMRPGVSLVLKVYPSNYRIQGFVEEVDPATLADFAHGHGLPLLVDEGSGMLRAKSAPPLRRHQSFHELIEAGCDLVCGSGDKLLGGPQAGLIAGRESIVARLRESPFYRALRPGRLVLTALDAVLRRHLAARPMPIAALWRDDEEHRRRVEGLATRLGGKAVRGGAYVGGGSAPEQEIEGWVVALAAPADVAARLRQGEPPVVGYERDGRLFLDLRTVDPEDDQALAKAVERALGRRS is encoded by the coding sequence GTGAGTCAACTGCGACGACTACCTGCAGTCGGACATCTGCTGCAGGAGAGCCCGCTTGCCGAACTCACTGGATTATACGGAAGGGAAGCGCTGAGGGTCCAAACGGCCCGCGTTCTCGACGCGGTGAGGGCCGAGATCCGGACTGGAATCGAGGACGACGAGCTCGCGGAGAGGATCCGCGAGATCCCGCAACGGGTCCGCGCCGCGCTGGAGGCGAAGGCGCCGCCACTCAGGCGCGTGCTCAACGCGACGGGCATCTTCCTCCATACCAACCTGGGCCGGGCGCCTCTGCCCCGCCAAGTTGTGGCCGACCTGGCCGATCGCCTCGACGCCTACTGCGACCTGGAGATGAGCCTCGAGACGGGGCGCCGCAGCGACCGCGGCCGACGTGTCGAGAACCTGGTGCGCGCCCTCACCGGCGCCGAGGCGGCACTGGTCGTCAACAACAACGCCGCCGCGCTGGCTCTCGCACTCTCCAGCCTGGCGTCCGGCCGCGAGGTCCTGCTGTCCCGCGGCGAGCTGGTCGAGATCGGCGGTTCGTTCCGGATTCCGGACATCCTCGAGGCGAGCGGCGCGCGCCTGGTAGAGGTCGGCACGACGAACCGCACACGCATCGCCGACTACGAGCGCGCCATGCGTCCGGGCGTCTCCCTGGTGCTCAAGGTGTACCCGAGCAACTACCGGATCCAGGGCTTCGTCGAAGAGGTCGACCCTGCGACGCTCGCCGACTTCGCGCACGGCCACGGCCTCCCGCTCCTGGTCGACGAGGGCAGCGGCATGCTGCGAGCGAAGTCGGCGCCCCCGCTCCGCCGCCACCAGAGCTTCCACGAACTGATCGAAGCCGGCTGCGACCTGGTCTGCGGCAGCGGCGACAAGCTCCTCGGCGGCCCTCAGGCAGGGCTGATCGCGGGTCGCGAGTCGATCGTCGCGCGGCTCCGGGAGTCGCCCTTCTACCGGGCGCTCCGGCCGGGAAGGCTGGTCCTGACCGCTCTGGACGCGGTGCTCCGGCGGCACCTCGCGGCACGGCCCATGCCGATCGCGGCTCTGTGGCGCGACGACGAAGAGCATCGTCGCCGGGTCGAGGGGCTGGCTACCCGGCTTGGCGGCAAGGCTGTCCGGGGCGGCGCCTACGTCGGCGGCGGTTCCGCGCCGGAGCAGGAGATCGAAGGCTGGGTGGTGGCCCTGGCCGCCCCCGCCGACGTCGCCGCCCGGCTCCGCCAGGGCGAACCGCCGGTCGTCGGCTACGAGCGCGACGGCCGCCTGTTCCTCGACCTGCGGACGGTGGACCCGGAAGACGACCAGGCGTTGGCGAAGGCGGTCGAACGAGCGTTGGGACGGCGGTCGTAG